A single Tuberibacillus sp. Marseille-P3662 DNA region contains:
- a CDS encoding group-specific protein: MLDIQIDEQEARDLYLEKVEEKVKQIEADLVFWDTAELKRRTCMSWGTIQDQFFFDERFPKFKVGQKWYFPAQEAKDFLIQWIHEKGR; encoded by the coding sequence TTGCTAGACATTCAAATCGATGAACAAGAAGCACGTGATCTTTATTTAGAAAAGGTCGAGGAAAAGGTCAAACAAATTGAAGCAGATCTTGTTTTTTGGGATACGGCAGAGTTAAAACGCCGAACTTGCATGAGCTGGGGAACAATTCAAGATCAATTTTTCTTTGATGAACGCTTTCCTAAATTTAAAGTCGGGCAAAAATGGTATTTTCCTGCCCAAGAAGCTAAAGATTTTCTAATCCAGTGGATTCACGAGAAGGGGAGGTGA
- a CDS encoding helix-turn-helix domain-containing protein, with protein MNFSNVVKEKMQQKKITNAQLAREIGYSAQYLSDLIAGERRWNEDTINKVCSALGLKITYETNS; from the coding sequence ACGTCGTTAAGGAAAAAATGCAGCAAAAAAAAATAACAAACGCTCAATTAGCAAGGGAAATTGGTTATAGTGCTCAATATTTATCTGATCTAATTGCGGGTGAACGGAGGTGGAATGAAGATACAATTAATAAAGTTTGTTCAGCTCTCGGCTTAAAAATCACATATGAAACTAATTCTTGA